The following are encoded together in the Caretta caretta isolate rCarCar2 chromosome 17, rCarCar1.hap1, whole genome shotgun sequence genome:
- the FAM222B gene encoding protein FAM222B isoform X2 has translation MLACLPGPGDLSFQLLSYPQMNTGLQKWDTTQKMRSAQYPTPAELDAYAKKVANNPLTIKIFPNSVKVPQRKHIRRTVNGLDTSGQRYSPYPSQPTTKTGLLAIVKSPAKGIIKDLDGTRARLLPEAMMNPPSTPYIAPSTLNHPQALARQQALQHAQTLPHPQSIPQPQTLQLPQGILQPQSLTHPQGIPQPQTLPHPQNMQQPQSLQHPQTMAHQALQHHANTLLQPGLHGSRKMPDADAPPNVTVSTSTIPLSMAATLQQNQPPDLSSIVHQINQFCQARAGISTTSVCEGQIANPSPISRNLLINASTRVSTHNVPTPMPSCVVNPVDHAAAAIPSSASVNVPMVNISRVPSAYQTEMKSVAWNQHQLAHLQQMCGDAAGPTGLAGKHPHREIAGQGFPGKTSNYPQELCMSQSFNLKPPIEKPTPSPPVNGLQGPLPYTNGHYFQPIWNNILPTPNSDSSGSQDLAMPFHGGQPAGAPLDCAAGAHYRAGAGSSSQNSVMQTMDYLSGDFQQACFRDQSMAVLGKVHRPPMNRAPEPTDSRNLHIQHPGYR, from the exons ATGCTGGCCTGTCTACCAGGACCAGGTGACCTCTCCTTTCAGCTTCTTTCTTACCCGCAGATgaacactggacttcagaaat gggaCACTACACAGAAGATGAGATCTGCACAGTATCCTACCCCAGCAGAATTGGATGCTTATGCTAAGAAGGTTGCCAACAATCCACTGACTATAAAAATTTTTCCAAACAGCGTCAAGGTTCCCCAGAGGAAACACATACGCCGTACTGTGAACGGACTTGATACTTCAGGCCAGAGGTATAGTCCTTACCCATCCCAGCCCACCACAAAAACAGGCCTGCTCGCGATAGTCAAATCTCCAGCTAAAGGAATTATCAAAGACTTGGACGGAACACGCGCACGTCTGCTGCCGGAAGCAATGATGAATCCCCCTTCCACACCGTACATTGCACCTAGCACTTTAAACCACCCCCAGGCGCTTGCTCGCCAGCAGGCCCTTCAGCATGCACAGACTCTGCCACACCCCCAGAGCATACCGCAGCCACAGACTTTGCAGCTCCCTCAGGGTATACTGCAGCCACAAAGCTTAACACACCCTCAGGGTATACCGCAGCCGCAGACTTTGCCGCACCCTCAGAATATGCAGCAGCCGCAGAGCTTGCAGCATCCTCAGACCATGGCACATCAAGCTCTGCAGCACCATGCAAACACTTTGCTGCAGCCGGGTTTACATGGAAGCAGAAAGATGCCGGATGCAGATGCGCCGCCGAATGTGACCGTGTCTACCTCAACCATTCCCCTCTCTATGGCTGCCACTCTGCAGCAGAACCAGCCGCCAGACCTGAGCAGCATTGTGCACCAGATTAACCAGTTCTGCCAGGCCAGAGCTGGCATTAGCACTACCTCAGTATGTGAGGGACAGATTGCAAACCCTAGCCCCATAAGTCGCAATCTGCTGATCAATGCAAGTACCAGGGTGTCTACTCACAATGTTCCCACTCCCATGCCTTCCTGTGTAGTAAACCCTGTAgatcatgctgctgctgctattccgTCTTCTGCCTCTGTTAACGTACCCATGGTAAACATCAGCAGGGTGCCGTCTGCATACCAGACTGAAATGAAATCAGTTGCATGGAACCAGCATCAGCTTGCACATCTCCAGCAGATGTGTGGTGATGCTGCTGGACCTACTGGACTTGCCGGGAAGCACCCTCACAGAGAGATTGCAGGGCAAGGTTTTCCTGGTAAAACTTCAAACTACCCTCAAGAACTGTGCATGAGCCAGTCTTTCAACTTAAAGCCCCCTATTGAGAAGCCTACACCTTCCCCACCTGTGAATGGATTGCAGGGACCCTTGCCATATACTAATGGGCACTATTTCCAGCCCATATGGAATAACATTCTGCCCACACCGAACAGTGACAGCTCTGGGTCACAGGACCTTGCCATGCCTTTTCATGGAGGACAGCCAGCAGGGGCACCACTAGATTGTGCAGCAGGAGCTCATTATAGAGCCGGAGCTGGTTCATCCAGCCAGAATAGTGTGATGCAGACCATGGATTACCTAAGTGGGGACTTCCAACAGGCGTGCTTCAGAGATCAGAGTATGGCTGTCCTGGGAAAAGTCCATCGGCCTCCCATGAACCGAGCGCCTGAACCAACTGATAGTCGAAATCTTCATATTCAGCACCCGGGGTATAGATAG
- the FAM222B gene encoding protein FAM222B isoform X1: MLACLPGPGDLSFQLLSYPQMNTGLQKWDTTQKMRSAQYPTPAELDAYAKKVANNPLTIKIFPNSVKVPQRKHIRRTVNGLDTSGQRYSPYPSQPTTKTGLLAIVKSPAKGIIKDLDGTRARLLPEAMMNPPSTPYIAPSTLNHPQALARQQALQHAQTLPHPQSIPQPQTLQLPQGILQPQSLTHPQGIPQPQTLPHPQNMQQPQSLQHPQTMAHQALQHHANTLLQPGLHGSRKMPDADAPPNVTVSTSTIPLSMAATLQQNQPPDLSSIVHQINQFCQARAGISTTSVCEGQIANPSPISRNLLINASTRVSTHNVPTPMPSCVVNPVDHAAAAIPSSASVNVPMVNISRVPSAYQTEMKSVAWNQHQLAHLQQMCGDAAGPTGLAGKHPHREIAGQGFPGKTSNYPQELCMSQSFNLKPPIEKPTPSPPVNGLQGPLPYTNGHYFQPIWNNILPTPNSDSSGSQDLAMPFHGGQPAGAPLDCAAGAHYRAGAGSSSQNSVMQTMDYLSGDFQQACFRDQSMAVLGKVHRPPMNRAPEPTDSRNLHIQHPGEPFLKLMM; the protein is encoded by the exons ATGCTGGCCTGTCTACCAGGACCAGGTGACCTCTCCTTTCAGCTTCTTTCTTACCCGCAGATgaacactggacttcagaaat gggaCACTACACAGAAGATGAGATCTGCACAGTATCCTACCCCAGCAGAATTGGATGCTTATGCTAAGAAGGTTGCCAACAATCCACTGACTATAAAAATTTTTCCAAACAGCGTCAAGGTTCCCCAGAGGAAACACATACGCCGTACTGTGAACGGACTTGATACTTCAGGCCAGAGGTATAGTCCTTACCCATCCCAGCCCACCACAAAAACAGGCCTGCTCGCGATAGTCAAATCTCCAGCTAAAGGAATTATCAAAGACTTGGACGGAACACGCGCACGTCTGCTGCCGGAAGCAATGATGAATCCCCCTTCCACACCGTACATTGCACCTAGCACTTTAAACCACCCCCAGGCGCTTGCTCGCCAGCAGGCCCTTCAGCATGCACAGACTCTGCCACACCCCCAGAGCATACCGCAGCCACAGACTTTGCAGCTCCCTCAGGGTATACTGCAGCCACAAAGCTTAACACACCCTCAGGGTATACCGCAGCCGCAGACTTTGCCGCACCCTCAGAATATGCAGCAGCCGCAGAGCTTGCAGCATCCTCAGACCATGGCACATCAAGCTCTGCAGCACCATGCAAACACTTTGCTGCAGCCGGGTTTACATGGAAGCAGAAAGATGCCGGATGCAGATGCGCCGCCGAATGTGACCGTGTCTACCTCAACCATTCCCCTCTCTATGGCTGCCACTCTGCAGCAGAACCAGCCGCCAGACCTGAGCAGCATTGTGCACCAGATTAACCAGTTCTGCCAGGCCAGAGCTGGCATTAGCACTACCTCAGTATGTGAGGGACAGATTGCAAACCCTAGCCCCATAAGTCGCAATCTGCTGATCAATGCAAGTACCAGGGTGTCTACTCACAATGTTCCCACTCCCATGCCTTCCTGTGTAGTAAACCCTGTAgatcatgctgctgctgctattccgTCTTCTGCCTCTGTTAACGTACCCATGGTAAACATCAGCAGGGTGCCGTCTGCATACCAGACTGAAATGAAATCAGTTGCATGGAACCAGCATCAGCTTGCACATCTCCAGCAGATGTGTGGTGATGCTGCTGGACCTACTGGACTTGCCGGGAAGCACCCTCACAGAGAGATTGCAGGGCAAGGTTTTCCTGGTAAAACTTCAAACTACCCTCAAGAACTGTGCATGAGCCAGTCTTTCAACTTAAAGCCCCCTATTGAGAAGCCTACACCTTCCCCACCTGTGAATGGATTGCAGGGACCCTTGCCATATACTAATGGGCACTATTTCCAGCCCATATGGAATAACATTCTGCCCACACCGAACAGTGACAGCTCTGGGTCACAGGACCTTGCCATGCCTTTTCATGGAGGACAGCCAGCAGGGGCACCACTAGATTGTGCAGCAGGAGCTCATTATAGAGCCGGAGCTGGTTCATCCAGCCAGAATAGTGTGATGCAGACCATGGATTACCTAAGTGGGGACTTCCAACAGGCGTGCTTCAGAGATCAGAGTATGGCTGTCCTGGGAAAAGTCCATCGGCCTCCCATGAACCGAGCGCCTGAACCAACTGATAGTCGAAATCTTCATATTCAGCACCCGGG AGAACCTTTTCTGAAGCTTATGATGTGA